Proteins from a genomic interval of Buteo buteo unplaced genomic scaffold, bButBut1.hap1.1 HAP1_SCAFFOLD_100, whole genome shotgun sequence:
- the LOC142027978 gene encoding ankyrin repeat domain-containing protein 26-like: protein MGLFSKKRQRSPSGSASGQPCAPAAATGAYELGEEDPGRLHRAAARGDLAWLRQWRLRRGGIDGQDQEKRTPRHVACADGHVDVVRRRVQENCRLNLAGHFKRSPLTTAVQCQQEKRVALLLQHGADPNLADADGNTALHPAVVSPNTTVAGLLLERNANINAQNREGYTPPNLAVSKHDEEMVEFLHKKGTENQRESKLLAEDTGSENTEDSSAGGVADKAVLSSSCPVRTADFTRAALAQDSEGALPVGGAEQEEDAESSGDSEVLSLQQKLASPLKKQSMSEASPEVTTMRYLGALEKDNLHLQGALERVVAELRELKEQHLQSEHCVRDLKTALDNKEREVIASKQKLQDLLLASSGTSTTIKQLEDCVQRLGIENARLEATVQQQNNRIEALQRDLQASASMQKQNVLPRTSKDSHSMWEEQLKSRSHLEELVAQLDREKAELLEQCEAERKKVKKLVELKRPVELHLDQEMKRNIELQKDCERLKKLLSRATKKLRAYEEKEMESQLNLQGEMKNRYSEMANEVGRLRTKVGELSQQLEIESKKCMQLETQNQDLREELSTMRGNHKKLEKSKCQLKEELANLKHHLETNTVDRSQLEQYKREMEEQAEQELRQKLQEVNLVLQMQAASQDRLEQTRASRLASLTNQLEQTIRDLECGLDRIKNMEQDRILQKESMQAEVDRYKELYQAEVKIRRFLESKLERANERLEANAKLLPERQSSRPLIASSSVSGGLAASPGLYSTELGHLGNNLAPNRSPSLGGSSPSQTGNTLLSTNSVEAYAAKVRRELDEKTNKTLQEVTAELQTGSAGASPMVSTDGSSRNGHVDQDPLARAIQEYRDVLYKNYKI, encoded by the exons ATGGGGCTCTTCAGCAAGAAGCGCCAGCGGTCGCCCTCCGGCAGCGCTTCTGGGCAGCCCTGCGCTCCAGCCGCTGCCACCGGTGCCTACGAGCTCGGGGAGGAGGACCCGGGCAGGCTGCACCGCGCGGCTGCCCGCGGCGACCTGGCCTGGCTGAGGCAGTGGCGGCTGAGGAGAGGTGGCATCGACGGGCAAGACCAGGAGAAGCG gaCACCTCGGCATGTCGCTTGTGCAGACGGCCACGTGGATGTCGTTAGACGTCGGGTACAAGAGAACTGCCGGCTGAACCTTGCTGGCCATTTCAAGAGATCGCCACTGACGACG GCAGTACAGTGCCAGCAAGAAAAACGTGTggctcttctgctgcagcatggtGCCGACCCGAATCTGGCAGATGCTGACGGCAACACTGCCCTTCACCCTGCTGTCGTATCTCCTAATACAACTGTAGCAGGGCTGTTACTTGAGCGTAATGCCAATATTAATGCTCAGAACCGG GAGGGATATACCCCCCCTAATCTTGCTGTCTCCAAACATGACGAGGAGATGGTAGAGTTTCTTCacaaaaaaggaactgaaaatcaGCGTGAAAG TAAGCTGCTGGCAGAAGACACGGGGAGTGAAAACACGGAAGACTCTTCTGCAGGTGGTGTAGCAGACAAGGCAGTTCTCAGCAGCTCGTGCCCTGTGAGGACTGCTGACTTTACAAGGGCTGCACTTGCTCAGGACAGCGAAG GTGCCCTGCCAGTgggaggagcagagcaagaGGAAGATGCGGAATCTTCCGGGGATTCCGAGGTCCTTTCT ctgcagcagaagcttGCCAGTCCTCTTAAAAAGCAATCTATGTCAGAAGCTTCTCCAGAAGTTACTACTATGCGCTACCTCGGTGCCCTGGAGAAAGACAACCTGCACTTGCAAGGGGCATTGGAAAGGGTTGTAGCTGAG TTGCGGGAGTTGAAAGAACAGCATCTTCAGTCTGAGCATTGTGTTCGTGACTTGAAGACTGCCTTGGATAATAAGGAAAGGGAAGTAATAGCTTCTAAGCAGAAACTGCAGGACCTCCTGTTGGCATCTTCTGGGACTAGTACGACTATAAAACAACTGGAAGATTGCGTGCAACG ccttGGAATTGAAAATGCCAGACTGGAAGCCACAGTCCAGCAACAAAACAATAGGATTGAAGCCCTTCAGAGAGACCTGCAAGCCTCTGCCTCA atgcaaaagcagaatgtgCTGCCTCGGACATCAAAGGACTCCCACAGCATGTGGGAAGAGCAATTGAAGTCAAGATCCCACCTTGAAGAGCTTGTTGCTCAGCTTGACAGAGAAAAGGCTGAACTCCTGGAACAG tgtgaggctgaaagaaagaaagtgaagaagCTGGTAGAGTTGAAACGCCCAGTCGAACTGCATCTGGaccaagaaatgaaaagaaacatcgAACTGCAGAAAGACTGTGAGAG GTTGAAGAAGCTTCTGAGCAGAGCTACGAAGAAGCTAAGGGCGTATGAGGAGAAAGAGATGGAGTCCCAGCTTAATTTGCAGGGAGAAATGAAGAACAGGTATTCCGAAATGGCCAATGAAGTTGGTAGATTAAGAACAAAG GTTGGTGAActttcccagcagctggagatAGAGTCTAAAAAATGCATGCAGCTAGAAACACAGAATCAGGATTTGCGAGAAGAGTTGTCCACCATGCGTGGGAACCATAAAAAACTGGAGAAGAGCAAATGCCAGCTGAAAGAAGAGCTGGCTAACCTCAAACATCATTTGGAGACTAACACGGTGGATCGCAGCCAACTAGAACAATATAAAAGAGAGATGGAAGAACAAGCCGAACAAGAGTTAAGACAAAAACTACAAGAAGTCaatctggttttgcag ATGCAGGCAGCCTCCCAGGACAGGTTAGAACAAACCAGAGCCAGTCGTCTCGCTTCACTGACAAACCAGCTAGAACAGACAATTAGAGATCTTGAATGTGGATTGGACAGGATAAAAAATATGGAGCAAGACCGTATTCTTCAAAAAGAATCCATGCAGGCAGAAGTGGACAGGTACAAAGAGCTGTACCAGGCGGAAGTAAAAATAAGAAGATTCCTAGAAAGTAAACTGGAAAG AGCTAATGAGAGACTAGAAGCCAATGCTAAGCTCCTTCCGGAGCGCCAGAGCAGCAGACCTTTAATTGCAAGCAGCAGTGTCAGTGGAGGTCTGGCTGCAAGTCCAGGTCTGTATTCAACTGAACTGGGACATCTTGGCAACAATTTGGCACCGAACAGAAGTCCAAGTCTAGGAGGAAGCTCCCCAAGCCAAACCGGGAACACATTATTGTCAACAAACAGCGTTGAAGCCTATGCGGCTAAG GTACGGCGGGAACTGGatgaaaaaaccaacaaaacgcTTCAAGAGG TCACTGCTGAACTTCAAACTGGATCTGCTGGAGCTTCTCCCATGGTATCTACTGATGGATCTTCAAGAAATGGCCATGTTGACCAGGATCCCCTTGCCAGGGCAATACAGGAGTACCGTGATGttctatataaaaattataagaTTTGA